In Streptomyces qaidamensis, one DNA window encodes the following:
- a CDS encoding Bug family tripartite tricarboxylate transporter substrate binding protein, translating to MRLRTPLALLGAAVLVLVGPPLLTTGSGSETGTQIPGLRFMVPNTPGGGYDITARTAAKNAEDAGLTHNIEVFNLPGAGGTVGLSRLVSEHGNGKLAMSMGLGVVGAVRSNDAPKTLGDTTPIARLTEEQDVVVVAKDSPYKTIDDLIGAWKENPGKLPVGGGSSPGGPDHLAPMLMARAAGISPKQVNYIPFDGGGELLASILGNKVAFGVSGVGEYLDQIKAGELRLLAVTGPKRVDGLDAPTLKEAGYDVNFTNWRGIVAPPGLNDAERDKLVKLVEELHDSDEWRGSLEQNGWDDAFLTGEKFGAFLDAEDKRVVSVLKELGL from the coding sequence GTGCGCCTGCGCACTCCCCTCGCCCTGCTCGGGGCCGCCGTGCTCGTGCTCGTCGGACCGCCGCTGCTGACCACCGGCAGCGGCTCCGAGACCGGCACGCAGATCCCGGGCCTGCGTTTCATGGTCCCCAACACCCCCGGCGGCGGCTACGACATCACGGCCCGCACGGCCGCGAAGAACGCCGAGGACGCCGGACTCACCCACAACATCGAGGTGTTCAACCTGCCCGGTGCCGGCGGCACGGTGGGCTTGAGCCGGCTGGTGAGCGAGCACGGCAACGGCAAGCTCGCCATGTCCATGGGTCTCGGAGTCGTGGGCGCCGTCCGTTCCAACGACGCGCCCAAGACGCTCGGGGACACCACGCCGATCGCCCGGCTCACCGAGGAGCAGGACGTGGTCGTCGTGGCGAAGGACTCGCCGTACAAGACGATCGACGACCTGATCGGCGCCTGGAAGGAGAACCCCGGCAAGCTGCCGGTGGGCGGCGGCTCGTCGCCCGGCGGACCCGACCACCTCGCGCCGATGCTGATGGCAAGGGCGGCCGGGATTTCCCCGAAGCAGGTCAACTACATCCCCTTCGACGGCGGCGGCGAACTGCTCGCCTCGATCCTCGGCAACAAGGTCGCCTTCGGTGTCTCCGGGGTCGGCGAGTACCTGGACCAGATCAAGGCGGGCGAGCTGCGCCTCCTCGCGGTCACCGGCCCGAAGCGCGTCGACGGGCTCGACGCGCCCACGCTGAAGGAGGCGGGCTACGACGTGAACTTCACCAACTGGCGCGGCATCGTCGCCCCGCCCGGCCTGAACGACGCGGAGCGCGACAAGCTCGTGAAGCTCGTCGAGGAGCTCCACGACTCGGACGAGTGGCGGGGGTCCCTGGAGCAGAACGGCTGGGACGACGCCTTCCTCACCGGCGAGAAGTTCGGCGCGTTCCTCGACGCCGAGGACAAGCGCGTGGTTTCGGTGCTGAAGGAGCTGGGACTGTGA
- a CDS encoding tripartite tricarboxylate transporter TctB family protein, protein MTTQTDIPPAEGGGTRHSWLREHSELGVCVLLLALGVLVLTDALTMDVDIAQRGPVGPKTVPVVVGAGLLVIAALLALDVLRGGRGQAEGGEDIDLSEPADWRTVLLLAGVFLGAAVLIEPLGFPIAGALLFWGAAFALGSRRIDRDPLIAAGLSLVTYTVFNNLLGVPLPGGPLMGVL, encoded by the coding sequence GTGACGACGCAGACCGACATTCCCCCCGCCGAGGGCGGCGGCACACGGCACTCGTGGCTGCGGGAGCACTCCGAACTCGGCGTGTGCGTACTGCTGCTGGCCCTGGGCGTCCTCGTCCTGACCGACGCGCTCACCATGGACGTCGACATCGCCCAGCGCGGCCCGGTCGGCCCGAAGACCGTGCCGGTCGTGGTCGGCGCCGGCCTGCTGGTCATCGCCGCCCTGCTCGCCCTGGACGTGCTGCGGGGCGGCCGGGGCCAGGCCGAGGGCGGTGAGGACATCGACCTGTCCGAGCCCGCCGACTGGCGCACCGTGCTGCTGCTCGCCGGGGTGTTCCTCGGCGCGGCCGTGCTGATCGAGCCGCTCGGCTTCCCCATCGCGGGCGCGCTGCTCTTCTGGGGTGCGGCCTTCGCGCTGGGCAGCCGCAGGATCGACCGCGATCCGCTCATAGCGGCCGGGCTGTCCCTCGTCACCTACACCGTCTTCAACAACCTGCTCGGAGTGCCCCTGCCCGGCGGTCCGCTGATGGGAGTGCTGTGA
- a CDS encoding tripartite tricarboxylate transporter permease: MDAFNSLLDGFGTALTPVNLLWAVIGVLLGTAIGVLPGIGPAMAVALLLPVTYGLDPIGAFIMFAGIYYGAMFGGSTTSILLNTPGESAAVVAAMEGNPMAKSGRGAQALAAAAVGHFAGGLIGTLLLVALAPTVAKLAVDIGAPDYFAIMVLAFIAVTSVLGSSRIRGLASLLIGLTLGLVGLDQMTGQQRLTFGSLQLADGIDVVIVAVGLFAIGEALWVAAHLRRRPPEPIPVGRPWLGRSDVSRTWKSWLRGPFIGFPFGAIPAGGAEIPTFLSYVTEKRLSKHKDEWGKGAIEGVAGPESAASASAAGTLVSMLTLGLPTTAVAAVMLAAFQQYGIQPGPLLFEREPDLVWGLIASLFVGMVLLLALNLPLAPVWAKLLRIPRPYLYAGIMFFAAVGAYAVGGEVIDLVILLIIGLIGFGMRRYGLPVLPAVIGVILGPNAEQQLRRALQISDGSVTGLVNTPFAVTVYAVIVLLLVWPLLRKAVTRGRAEAA; encoded by the coding sequence ATGGATGCCTTCAACTCCCTTCTGGACGGCTTCGGTACGGCCCTCACGCCGGTCAACCTCCTGTGGGCCGTCATCGGAGTGCTGCTCGGCACGGCGATCGGTGTACTGCCGGGCATCGGCCCGGCGATGGCGGTCGCACTGCTGCTGCCGGTGACGTACGGGCTCGACCCGATCGGCGCGTTCATCATGTTCGCCGGCATCTACTACGGCGCGATGTTCGGCGGCTCGACCACCTCCATCCTGCTCAACACGCCCGGGGAGAGCGCGGCGGTGGTGGCGGCCATGGAGGGCAACCCCATGGCCAAATCCGGGCGCGGGGCCCAGGCCCTGGCGGCGGCCGCCGTCGGGCACTTCGCGGGCGGCCTGATCGGCACGCTGCTGCTGGTGGCGCTGGCGCCGACGGTCGCGAAGCTGGCCGTCGACATCGGCGCGCCGGACTACTTCGCCATCATGGTGCTGGCGTTCATCGCGGTGACGTCGGTGCTGGGCTCCTCCCGCATCCGAGGTCTCGCCTCCCTGCTGATCGGCCTCACCCTGGGGCTGGTGGGCCTGGACCAGATGACCGGCCAGCAGCGCCTGACGTTCGGTTCGCTCCAACTCGCCGACGGCATCGACGTGGTGATCGTCGCGGTCGGTCTCTTCGCGATCGGCGAGGCCCTGTGGGTGGCGGCGCATCTGCGGCGCAGGCCGCCTGAGCCGATCCCGGTGGGGCGTCCGTGGCTGGGGCGCTCCGACGTGAGCCGGACCTGGAAGTCGTGGCTGCGCGGCCCGTTCATCGGTTTCCCCTTCGGCGCGATCCCGGCGGGCGGCGCGGAGATCCCGACCTTCCTGTCGTACGTGACGGAGAAGCGGCTGTCGAAGCACAAGGACGAGTGGGGCAAGGGTGCCATCGAGGGCGTCGCGGGCCCGGAGTCGGCGGCGTCGGCCTCGGCGGCGGGCACCCTGGTGTCGATGCTGACCCTGGGCCTGCCGACCACGGCCGTCGCGGCCGTGATGCTGGCCGCGTTCCAGCAGTACGGCATCCAGCCCGGCCCGCTCCTCTTCGAGCGCGAACCCGACCTGGTGTGGGGCCTGATCGCCTCGCTCTTCGTCGGCATGGTGCTGCTGCTCGCGCTGAACCTGCCGCTGGCGCCGGTGTGGGCGAAGCTGCTGCGCATCCCCCGGCCCTACCTGTACGCCGGGATCATGTTCTTCGCGGCGGTCGGCGCGTACGCGGTCGGCGGTGAGGTGATCGACCTGGTGATCCTGCTGATCATCGGTCTGATCGGCTTCGGGATGCGCCGCTACGGGCTGCCCGTGCTGCCCGCCGTGATCGGCGTGATCCTCGGCCCGAACGCCGAGCAGCAGTTGCGGCGTGCCCTGCAGATCAGCGACGGCAGTGTCACGGGGCTGGTCAACACGCCGTTCGCGGTGACCGTGTACGCGGTGATCGTGCTGCTGCTGGTGTGGCCGCTGCTGAGGAAGGCGGTGACGCGGGGCCGCGCCGAGGCGGCCTGA